Proteins from a genomic interval of Clostridium scatologenes:
- a CDS encoding FAD-dependent oxidoreductase: protein MKVVIIGGGWAGCAAAISAKKAGADNVSLYEKTDMLLGLGNVGGIMRNNGRYTASEELMALGAGDLINITDSNTRHKDVDFPGHKHAWLYDVNKIEPAVRRYLESMNIELNMICRIIDVNKDENKIKGIYLSDGTYVEGDVFVETTGSTGPMGNCLRYGNGCSMCVLRCPAFGPRVSISMRAGVDDLQGERDDDIYGAFSGSCKLCKESLADNIVEELDKKGVVVLKVPKEDVNMDKLKAKVCQQYALKEFAENVILLDTGHAKLMTSYYPLEKLRKIKGLENSKYVDPYAGGKGNSIRYLSVAPRTDDMKVKGISNLFCGGEKSGLFVGHTEAICTGSLAGHNAVRYLLDKPFLILPKMTVIGDIIAYANYKMMTKNGRKNRYTFAGAEYFKRMQNIGLYSINKEEIRNRIEKLNLLDVMNQKIV from the coding sequence ATGAAGGTAGTTATAATTGGCGGTGGATGGGCCGGATGTGCGGCAGCTATAAGTGCAAAGAAGGCTGGTGCAGATAATGTTTCTCTTTATGAAAAAACTGATATGCTGTTAGGGCTTGGTAACGTAGGAGGAATAATGAGAAACAATGGAAGATATACTGCATCAGAAGAATTAATGGCTTTAGGAGCAGGAGATTTAATAAATATAACTGATAGTAATACAAGACACAAAGATGTAGATTTTCCTGGACATAAACATGCATGGCTTTATGATGTAAATAAAATTGAACCTGCAGTAAGAAGATATCTAGAAAGTATGAATATAGAATTAAATATGATATGTAGGATAATTGATGTAAACAAAGATGAAAATAAAATAAAGGGAATATATTTATCAGATGGAACTTATGTAGAGGGAGATGTATTTGTTGAAACTACAGGATCTACAGGCCCTATGGGAAATTGTTTGAGATATGGAAATGGGTGTTCAATGTGTGTACTTAGATGTCCTGCCTTTGGACCAAGAGTTAGTATAAGTATGAGAGCTGGTGTAGATGATCTTCAAGGTGAAAGAGATGACGATATATATGGAGCTTTTAGTGGTTCTTGTAAATTGTGTAAGGAAAGTCTAGCTGATAATATAGTAGAAGAGTTGGATAAAAAAGGAGTAGTTGTTTTAAAGGTGCCTAAAGAGGATGTAAATATGGATAAGCTTAAGGCTAAGGTATGTCAACAGTACGCATTAAAAGAATTTGCTGAAAATGTAATACTATTAGATACTGGGCATGCAAAACTTATGACATCGTATTATCCACTAGAAAAGTTAAGAAAGATCAAAGGATTGGAAAATTCAAAATATGTTGATCCTTATGCAGGTGGAAAAGGGAATTCTATTAGGTATTTATCTGTAGCACCTAGAACAGATGATATGAAAGTGAAAGGAATAAGTAATCTATTCTGTGGTGGTGAAAAAAGTGGACTTTTTGTAGGTCATACAGAAGCTATATGTACAGGAAGTTTAGCAGGACATAACGCAGTAAGATATTTATTAGATAAACCATTCTTAATACTTCCTAAAATGACGGTTATTGGAGATATTATAGCCTATGCTAACTATAAAATGATGACTAAGAATGGAAGAAAAAATAGATATACCTTTGCAGGAGCAGAATATTTTAAGAGAATGCAGAATATCGGTTTATATTCTATAAATAAAGAAGAGATAAGAAACAGAATAGAAAAATTAAATCTTTTAGATGTAATGAATCAAAAAATTGTTTAA
- a CDS encoding YncE family protein, with amino-acid sequence MPVSDLTRRIRYYVSNNGAVSIVDEFTNAIVKTINTGLGATEVVHGTDDRIYVANAISDTITAICTNGTVKTYNIPNNGFLDVDAEDAKLYVSNGPTVTVNDLLSGSLIATISCFTNAQYIKLNANGNLLYVVDTGDNSVKVISTLTLTEVARIPTGTAPNFILLNNSETKAYVSNSGSSSITVIKLSDYSILATIPLGSSVPGAIPYGLAIFGNILYVADTTGNLIPVNILTNTPMAAIPLGGSPQRVIVSPDKTRLYVTNFGNMSVNIIDPLTNVLTGTISGFVGGPIGIVGAYEGSLISPGDPIDLTDSYQLDDISESVCIITEKVFAHCQQRVCFPNFKVTFPCTGGPFVIEKIKFGNGIIVPGTEVRTPIPERPNFSRVQFTLEVPYTITYVNVAGIEGEITGTLPCIDKDIVLFIPESRDEFDFNLKIETRSEILNNPTFVDEVLNFTVGVFIVIKVTGVVQLLIPAFGYCPAPPECEEFMLPEEENVCERFIDFTQTPFPEDFFPYQYEDINCSNCIN; translated from the coding sequence ATGCCTGTATCGGATTTAACAAGGAGAATTAGGTATTATGTATCTAACAATGGAGCTGTATCTATTGTTGATGAGTTTACTAATGCAATTGTAAAGACAATAAACACAGGATTGGGAGCTACAGAAGTTGTTCATGGAACTGATGATAGAATATATGTAGCTAATGCGATTTCAGATACAATAACAGCTATATGTACTAATGGCACAGTAAAAACTTATAATATTCCTAATAATGGATTTTTGGATGTAGATGCTGAAGATGCTAAATTATATGTATCAAATGGACCAACTGTTACAGTAAATGATTTATTAAGTGGGTCATTAATAGCAACTATATCATGTTTTACTAATGCACAATATATAAAGCTAAATGCTAATGGAAATTTGTTATATGTTGTGGATACTGGAGACAACTCAGTAAAAGTAATTAGTACACTAACTTTAACTGAAGTAGCTAGAATACCAACAGGAACAGCACCAAATTTTATATTATTAAATAATAGTGAAACTAAGGCATATGTATCAAATTCAGGAAGTTCAAGCATAACCGTAATAAAACTTAGTGATTATTCGATTTTAGCTACTATACCACTAGGATCAAGTGTACCAGGAGCTATACCATATGGACTTGCAATTTTCGGCAATATTTTGTATGTTGCAGATACAACAGGAAATCTAATACCAGTAAACATACTAACAAACACTCCTATGGCTGCCATCCCACTAGGTGGAAGCCCTCAAAGAGTAATAGTATCACCTGATAAAACAAGGCTATATGTAACGAATTTTGGGAATATGAGTGTAAATATAATAGATCCTCTAACAAATGTTTTAACAGGAACTATTAGTGGATTTGTAGGTGGACCTATAGGTATTGTAGGAGCTTATGAGGGATCTTTAATTTCTCCAGGCGATCCTATTGATTTAACTGACAGCTATCAGTTAGATGATATTTCTGAATCAGTGTGTATCATAACTGAGAAAGTTTTTGCACATTGCCAACAAAGAGTTTGCTTCCCTAATTTTAAGGTAACTTTCCCTTGTACGGGTGGACCATTTGTAATAGAAAAAATAAAGTTTGGAAATGGTATAATAGTACCAGGAACAGAAGTCAGAACTCCAATACCTGAAAGACCAAATTTCTCTAGAGTTCAATTTACATTAGAAGTTCCTTATACAATAACTTATGTAAATGTAGCAGGAATTGAAGGTGAAATAACTGGTACATTACCATGTATAGATAAAGATATAGTATTATTTATTCCAGAATCTAGAGATGAGTTTGATTTTAATTTAAAAATAGAAACTAGATCAGAGATTTTAAATAATCCTACTTTTGTAGATGAAGTGTTAAACTTTACAGTCGGAGTATTTATAGTAATAAAAGTAACAGGAGTAGTTCAACTTCTAATACCAGCATTTGGATATTGCCCAGCACCACCAGAATGTGAAGAATTCATGCTACCAGAAGAAGAAAATGTATGTGAGAGATTTATAGACTTTACTCAAACACCATTCCCAGAAGATTTCTTCCCATATCAATATGAAGATATAAATTGCTCAAATTGTATTAATTAA
- a CDS encoding DUF3343 domain-containing protein has protein sequence MYKNEQSQCLLVFASRNQAVFLFNKLIKKGYKVKLISTPCSISAGCTQSIKFMENDIQAIMAEAKNSNMIIKGIYQITKNGAKYSYIKII, from the coding sequence ATGTATAAGAATGAACAATCTCAGTGCCTGCTAGTTTTTGCTTCGCGTAATCAAGCTGTATTTCTATTCAATAAACTTATAAAAAAGGGGTATAAAGTTAAACTTATATCCACTCCATGTAGTATTTCTGCTGGGTGTACTCAATCTATAAAGTTTATGGAAAATGATATACAAGCAATAATGGCAGAGGCTAAAAATAGCAATATGATAATAAAAGGTATATATCAAATAACTAAAAATGGAGCTAAGTATAGCTATATAAAAATAATTTAA
- a CDS encoding CgeB family protein, with product MKILLLEDAPIFKYGFASAMIKKGIEVKYTSLCIEINKGNLYALQEEIEKFKPDAILNAGMCIMNNLNKMLNIIKSYFIPYIYWAIEDPVYFTHVSLKNALAASMCMTTAVECIPKYKRYGIHAELMMFGCNKDFHYKGNINPKFDHDIIFIGNNYKQHFSRKKGIDIILKPLIQRGYDIKVYGNDWWFDTSQNFVLDRKNYGGYCAYEELPDAYATAKIALGVHSVANSNTMMSMRTFEIMGCGGFYLTQYTPAIQKCFLNEKHLVWSENSYDTLRMVERYLNNQDGRERIALEGQKECYLKHDYDKKVDIFIYELKRRKLWR from the coding sequence ATGAAAATACTTCTTTTGGAAGATGCACCTATTTTTAAATATGGATTTGCTTCAGCTATGATAAAAAAGGGAATTGAAGTTAAATATACATCGCTTTGTATAGAGATAAATAAAGGAAATTTATATGCACTTCAAGAAGAAATAGAAAAATTTAAACCTGATGCTATATTAAATGCTGGTATGTGTATTATGAATAACTTAAATAAAATGCTTAACATAATAAAAAGTTATTTTATTCCTTATATATACTGGGCTATAGAAGATCCTGTCTATTTTACTCATGTCTCACTAAAGAACGCTTTAGCAGCCTCAATGTGCATGACTACAGCTGTAGAATGTATTCCTAAATACAAAAGATATGGAATACATGCTGAATTAATGATGTTTGGGTGTAATAAGGATTTTCATTACAAAGGAAATATCAACCCTAAATTTGACCATGACATAATATTTATAGGCAATAATTATAAACAACATTTTTCAAGAAAAAAGGGAATAGATATTATTTTAAAACCTTTAATTCAAAGGGGATATGATATTAAGGTTTATGGAAATGATTGGTGGTTTGACACTTCTCAAAATTTTGTGCTTGATAGAAAAAATTATGGTGGATACTGTGCTTATGAAGAACTTCCAGATGCTTATGCTACAGCTAAAATTGCACTTGGAGTACATTCAGTTGCCAATTCTAACACTATGATGAGTATGAGAACATTTGAAATTATGGGTTGTGGAGGATTCTATTTAACACAATATACTCCAGCTATTCAAAAATGTTTTTTAAATGAAAAACATTTAGTTTGGAGTGAAAATTCATATGATACATTAAGGATGGTAGAACGATATTTAAACAATCAGGATGGCAGGGAAAGAATAGCCTTAGAAGGTCAGAAAGAATGCTATTTAAAGCATGACTATGATAAAAAAGTTGATATATTTATATATGAATTAAAGCGTAGAAAACTTTGGAGATAG
- a CDS encoding CgeB family protein, with protein sequence MKLKIMTLSTAPIIKFGIGFAMGKSEIDVIYTDFGKEISIGKYQTLIEAIKKYKPDAFFYEHVAIFRNRDIFFNIAERYNIPILYWAIDDPIEMMSESIKHARKSILTFTPAIECIGKYKSMGINASFLMFGCNEDIHRPGKYNKKFDHDIVFIGNNYSRYPARLQGYKIMLEPLIKRGYDIKIYGNEWWIDGSQKFTIDKKFYGGYCEYDEIKDACASAKIMLGVHSINRSSTMMSMKTFEILGSRGFYITQYTPAIKNYFVNNKHLVWSKSHLETLRNVDNYLVRKSDRDYISLEGQKECYLKHSYKDKVNFFINELKKKGIWKYDNIYSNA encoded by the coding sequence ATGAAATTGAAAATTATGACTCTAAGTACAGCTCCAATTATAAAATTTGGAATTGGTTTTGCTATGGGAAAAAGTGAAATAGATGTTATATATACCGACTTTGGAAAAGAAATTTCTATTGGAAAATATCAAACATTAATAGAGGCTATCAAAAAATATAAACCAGATGCTTTTTTTTATGAACATGTAGCAATATTTAGAAATAGAGATATATTTTTTAACATAGCAGAAAGATATAATATTCCAATACTATATTGGGCTATAGATGATCCTATAGAGATGATGAGCGAATCTATAAAACATGCAAGAAAATCAATATTGACTTTTACTCCAGCTATTGAATGCATAGGAAAATATAAGTCAATGGGTATTAATGCATCATTTTTAATGTTTGGTTGTAATGAAGATATTCATCGTCCAGGAAAATATAATAAAAAATTTGATCACGATATAGTGTTTATAGGAAACAATTACTCAAGATACCCTGCAAGACTTCAGGGATATAAAATTATGCTGGAACCCTTAATAAAAAGGGGATATGATATAAAGATTTATGGAAATGAATGGTGGATAGATGGTAGTCAGAAATTTACAATAGATAAAAAGTTTTATGGTGGGTATTGTGAATACGATGAAATAAAAGATGCATGTGCATCCGCTAAAATAATGCTGGGTGTTCATTCTATTAATAGATCTTCTACAATGATGAGTATGAAGACTTTTGAAATTCTTGGATCTAGAGGTTTTTATATTACTCAATATACACCAGCAATTAAAAATTATTTTGTTAATAATAAACATTTAGTTTGGAGCAAAAGTCATTTAGAAACACTGAGAAATGTAGATAATTATTTAGTGAGAAAAAGTGATAGAGACTATATTTCTTTAGAAGGACAGAAAGAATGTTATTTGAAACATAGTTATAAAGATAAAGTGAATTTTTTTATTAATGAATTAAAAAAGAAAGGAATATGGAAATATGATAACATTTATTCAAATGCCTAG
- a CDS encoding glycosyltransferase family 1 protein, whose amino-acid sequence MITFIQMPSVPFDWMVQRPQQIMTKLARHGYKVYYFTSKGANGIIQREPNLNIVSGNYNPQDIKTEGSVILWCSSPNQVLNVDKIYHDYVIYDVVDDASDEFITWQPYINKMLEKANIVFTTADKLYEKFRKLHPKVYLLNNAVDLDNFSLNKINKPKDLPTFKPIVGYVGAVASWMDWDTIDFITKKSRYNFVFVGPFYNGFKPPLIKSNIYYLGIKNYNELPYYINNFNCCIIPFKVNNMTNSCNPVKLYEYFSLGKPVVTTNMREINKFSNVCYIANNAVEFKDYIDKAVNEKSNEMVNRRIITARENSWDSRINNIKKILYNEFQVI is encoded by the coding sequence ATGATAACATTTATTCAAATGCCTAGTGTTCCTTTTGATTGGATGGTTCAAAGGCCGCAGCAAATTATGACTAAGCTTGCTAGACATGGATATAAAGTTTATTATTTTACCAGCAAAGGAGCAAATGGAATAATACAAAGAGAACCTAATCTTAATATAGTATCTGGGAACTACAATCCTCAAGATATAAAAACTGAAGGAAGTGTAATTCTGTGGTGTAGTTCGCCAAATCAAGTTCTTAATGTAGATAAGATTTATCATGATTATGTAATATATGATGTTGTAGATGATGCTTCTGATGAGTTTATTACATGGCAACCTTATATTAACAAGATGCTTGAAAAAGCTAATATAGTTTTTACAACAGCTGACAAACTTTATGAAAAGTTTAGAAAACTTCATCCTAAAGTTTATCTTTTAAATAATGCAGTTGATTTAGACAATTTTTCTTTAAATAAGATTAATAAGCCAAAGGATTTACCTACATTTAAACCTATAGTTGGTTATGTAGGAGCTGTAGCTAGCTGGATGGATTGGGATACTATAGATTTCATAACTAAAAAATCAAGATACAATTTTGTTTTTGTAGGTCCATTTTATAATGGATTTAAGCCACCGTTAATAAAGAGTAATATTTATTATCTAGGAATTAAAAATTACAATGAACTTCCATATTATATAAATAATTTCAATTGTTGTATTATACCTTTTAAAGTTAATAACATGACTAATAGTTGTAATCCAGTTAAACTTTATGAATATTTTTCACTTGGCAAACCTGTGGTTACTACTAATATGAGAGAAATTAATAAGTTTTCTAATGTATGTTATATAGCTAATAATGCTGTAGAATTTAAAGATTATATTGATAAAGCTGTTAATGAAAAAAGTAATGAAATGGTAAATAGACGAATTATAACGGCCAGGGAAAATAGTTGGGATTCTAGGATAAATAATATTAAGAAAATTTTATATAATGAATTTCAAGTGATTTAA
- a CDS encoding glycosyltransferase, with translation MASNTIEKNTTNNLGPSRPLRIVQVAPDYYPIPPLNYGGIERVVYTLTEELVKLGHDVYLYAPKGSQCSAKIINYEHTIPNPQSIADFVQNTLPDNVDIIHDHTHASIVGLKRLPVPTICTIHACRNNPVDYPVYLSKRTLEVAGKNHGFFVHNGINLNEYEFSDTKDDYLLFLGVLDWHKGIKESIDVAEKTNHKLIIAGPIFNYEYYNKEIAPRIKNNPKLQYIGEVGGQQKQDLFKKAKCFLFPTCCEEPFGLVMIEAMACGTPVLAFHNGAVPEVMKGFPDLVCSSVDEMVLKLNMNQFPKSKLLREYVEKNFSSTVMAEEYLKLYNKVLTEEVNYNYGDKLQETGNFSEAIEYYEQFLSFAELSKMHKIKICNKLTDLYFNLKNLDKERKFIFKSFEYGPPRAEFCCKLGYQFLQNNELDKAIFWFELATKLEKPKEILYESCWTWLPFIQLCVCYYRTGDVKKSYENNELALKLNPNNEMIISNKKFLEGIFKK, from the coding sequence ATGGCAAGTAACACTATAGAAAAAAATACTACTAACAATTTAGGTCCATCTCGTCCATTAAGAATTGTACAGGTAGCTCCAGATTATTATCCTATTCCTCCTTTAAACTATGGTGGAATTGAAAGAGTTGTTTATACCTTAACTGAAGAACTTGTAAAATTAGGTCATGATGTATATCTTTATGCTCCAAAAGGAAGTCAATGTAGTGCTAAAATTATCAATTATGAGCATACTATTCCAAACCCACAAAGTATTGCAGACTTTGTACAGAATACACTGCCTGATAATGTAGATATAATACATGATCATACTCATGCTTCCATTGTAGGTCTTAAAAGGCTTCCTGTCCCAACAATATGTACTATCCATGCATGCAGAAACAATCCTGTTGATTATCCTGTTTATTTAAGCAAGCGAACTTTAGAGGTAGCTGGTAAAAATCATGGTTTCTTCGTTCATAATGGCATAAATCTTAATGAATATGAGTTCTCCGATACTAAAGATGATTATCTTCTCTTTTTAGGTGTACTAGATTGGCATAAAGGCATAAAAGAGTCAATTGATGTTGCTGAAAAAACTAATCATAAACTTATAATTGCTGGTCCTATTTTTAACTATGAATATTACAATAAAGAAATTGCTCCAAGAATTAAAAACAATCCTAAACTTCAGTATATAGGCGAAGTAGGTGGACAGCAAAAACAGGACTTATTTAAAAAAGCCAAATGTTTTCTCTTTCCAACTTGTTGTGAAGAACCTTTTGGTCTTGTAATGATTGAAGCAATGGCTTGTGGCACTCCTGTACTTGCCTTTCATAATGGTGCAGTTCCTGAAGTTATGAAGGGATTTCCTGATCTAGTTTGCTCTTCAGTAGATGAAATGGTGCTTAAGCTTAATATGAATCAATTTCCAAAATCAAAACTACTTCGTGAGTATGTGGAAAAAAATTTTTCATCAACTGTTATGGCAGAAGAATATTTAAAGCTATATAATAAAGTACTCACTGAAGAAGTAAATTATAATTATGGTGATAAATTACAGGAAACAGGTAACTTCAGTGAAGCTATTGAATATTACGAACAATTTTTATCCTTTGCAGAGCTATCGAAAATGCACAAGATAAAAATATGTAATAAACTCACAGATCTCTATTTCAATCTAAAGAATTTAGATAAAGAAAGAAAATTTATTTTTAAATCTTTTGAATATGGTCCTCCTCGTGCTGAATTTTGCTGTAAGCTAGGGTATCAATTTCTTCAAAATAACGAGCTTGACAAGGCAATTTTCTGGTTTGAACTTGCTACAAAATTGGAAAAACCAAAGGAAATTTTATACGAATCCTGTTGGACATGGCTGCCATTTATCCAATTATGTGTTTGTTATTATAGAACAGGAGATGTAAAAAAATCCTACGAAAATAATGAGCTTGCACTTAAATTGAATCCTAATAATGAAATGATAATTAGTAATAAAAAATTTCTAGAAGGAATCTTTAAAAAATAA
- a CDS encoding tetratricopeptide repeat-containing glycosyltransferase family 2 protein — MISISLCMIVKNESDVLQNCLESIKDIADEIVIVDTGSTDNTVEIAKKYTDNVFFFEWIDDFSAARNYSFSKATKDYILWLDADDVMLSEDQKKLIQLKNSLNSSIDSVTMIYNYAFDEFGNVTLSLRRNRLVKRKLMFKWYGPVHEYLAVNGNIFNADIAVSHKRIHSKSGRNLAIFEKRLKKGDEFSPRDRYYYANELLDNGFYEKAAENYSIFLNLKEGWIEDRISSCYKISDIYSHLGNPEKELEYVWKSFELTTPRAEFCCKLGYYFLSKNDIENALFWYKLASELKKPEGNWGFFLDSCWTWLPHIQLCVCYYRLGDYKKSYEHNEIARSFRPADKMILNNKSLLEGILKNGK, encoded by the coding sequence ATGATTTCAATTAGCCTTTGTATGATTGTAAAAAATGAATCTGATGTTTTACAAAACTGTTTAGAATCAATAAAAGATATTGCAGATGAGATTGTTATTGTAGATACCGGTTCCACAGATAATACTGTTGAAATAGCAAAAAAATATACTGATAATGTATTCTTTTTTGAATGGATTGACGATTTTTCTGCAGCAAGAAACTATTCCTTCAGCAAAGCCACCAAGGATTATATTCTTTGGCTCGATGCAGATGATGTGATGCTTTCTGAAGATCAAAAAAAATTAATACAATTAAAAAATTCACTGAATAGTTCCATAGATTCAGTGACCATGATATATAATTATGCTTTTGATGAATTTGGAAATGTAACTTTAAGTTTACGACGAAACCGTTTGGTAAAGCGTAAGCTTATGTTCAAATGGTACGGCCCTGTTCACGAATATCTTGCAGTAAATGGCAATATTTTTAATGCTGATATTGCTGTTTCTCATAAGAGAATTCATTCAAAATCTGGGCGTAATCTAGCTATATTCGAAAAAAGATTAAAAAAAGGTGATGAATTTTCACCTCGTGACCGTTACTATTATGCTAATGAATTACTAGACAATGGATTTTATGAAAAAGCCGCTGAAAATTATTCTATTTTTTTAAATTTAAAAGAAGGTTGGATTGAAGATAGAATTTCATCCTGCTATAAAATTTCAGATATTTACTCCCATTTAGGAAACCCTGAAAAAGAACTTGAATATGTGTGGAAGTCCTTTGAACTTACTACTCCAAGAGCTGAATTCTGCTGCAAACTTGGTTACTATTTCCTTAGTAAAAATGATATAGAAAATGCACTATTCTGGTATAAACTTGCTTCTGAATTAAAGAAACCTGAAGGAAATTGGGGCTTTTTCCTAGATAGCTGTTGGACCTGGCTGCCTCATATTCAATTGTGTGTATGCTACTATAGGCTTGGAGATTATAAAAAATCTTATGAACACAATGAAATAGCTCGTTCTTTCAGACCAGCAGATAAAATGATACTGAATAATAAATCATTATTGGAGGGGATATTGAAAAATGGCAAGTAA
- a CDS encoding DNRLRE domain-containing protein: MAFVQIFTSDNAYISQYYPNQNFGNSPVLFTGQYVGFPNDIYRLLLKFNLASQIPVGSTVISAILYLYVYRKDKSDAQLFPQPVTVYRNLNNFSQLTVTWGNAPNNVVTSSAVNVTDGDVGTYIGFNITSLATGWYNGSISNYGMTLRGIENQADTIIGYFSNNNTNPPYMVVEYENSFIGPTGPTGPTGATGLPGPTGLTGPTGLQGATGLQGPTGLIGPTGLPGPTGLQGPTGLIGPTGLPGATGLIGPTGLPGATGLQGATGLIGPTGLPGATGLQGPTGLSGATGLQGATGLQGATGLPGPTGLIGPTGLTGTTGATGPQGIQGLQGIQGIQGVIGVTGPQGPQGIQGPIGQPGGVGQLQGFQASLSTNAGTTFILPDAIIPFETVITNQSSKISSDFNTNPGIININGAGVYLVTWWIITNSAATATTTSFSIKASDGTNPDVIVASNNNILQGQLYGQALLVIGALPTTITLINTTETNGVGDTVFLDTNVALQSNIIITNLSD, encoded by the coding sequence ATGGCTTTTGTTCAAATTTTCACTTCAGACAACGCATATATATCCCAATATTATCCGAACCAGAATTTTGGAAACTCTCCAGTGCTCTTCACAGGGCAGTATGTAGGTTTTCCTAATGATATCTATAGATTATTATTAAAGTTTAATCTTGCTTCACAAATTCCAGTAGGAAGTACGGTTATCAGTGCTATTTTGTACCTTTATGTATATAGAAAAGATAAATCAGATGCTCAATTATTTCCTCAGCCTGTTACTGTTTATAGAAATCTTAATAATTTTAGCCAACTAACTGTGACTTGGGGAAATGCACCTAACAATGTTGTAACTTCCTCAGCTGTAAATGTAACAGATGGAGATGTAGGAACGTATATAGGCTTTAATATAACTTCTTTAGCTACTGGATGGTATAATGGTTCAATTTCAAATTATGGTATGACACTCAGAGGAATTGAAAATCAAGCTGATACTATCATAGGATATTTTTCTAATAACAATACAAATCCTCCATATATGGTAGTTGAGTATGAAAACAGCTTTATTGGGCCTACAGGACCTACTGGTCCTACAGGAGCAACTGGATTACCAGGTCCTACTGGACTGACAGGGCCTACCGGACTTCAAGGCGCTACTGGTTTACAAGGTCCTACTGGACTTATAGGTCCTACTGGCCTACCAGGACCTACTGGTTTACAAGGTCCTACTGGACTTATAGGCCCTACTGGACTTCCAGGTGCTACTGGACTTATAGGTCCTACCGGACTTCCAGGCGCTACTGGATTGCAAGGTGCTACTGGACTTATAGGCCCTACTGGACTTCCAGGCGCTACTGGTTTACAAGGTCCTACTGGACTATCAGGTGCTACTGGATTACAAGGTGCTACTGGGTTACAAGGTGCTACTGGATTACCAGGTCCCACTGGACTTATAGGCCCTACTGGACTCACAGGAACTACTGGAGCAACAGGTCCTCAAGGCATTCAAGGTCTTCAAGGTATTCAAGGTATTCAAGGAGTAATTGGTGTAACAGGTCCTCAAGGTCCTCAAGGAATACAGGGCCCAATAGGTCAACCTGGTGGAGTAGGTCAGTTACAAGGTTTCCAAGCTAGTTTATCAACAAATGCTGGTACAACATTCATTCTACCTGATGCTATTATTCCATTTGAAACAGTTATCACAAATCAGTCTTCTAAGATATCCTCTGATTTCAATACTAATCCAGGAATCATTAATATTAATGGAGCTGGAGTATATTTAGTGACTTGGTGGATAATAACCAATAGTGCAGCTACTGCTACAACTACATCTTTTTCAATAAAAGCTTCAGATGGTACAAATCCAGATGTAATTGTTGCTTCAAATAATAATATATTGCAAGGACAATTATACGGGCAGGCATTATTAGTAATAGGAGCGCTGCCAACAACTATAACGCTAATAAATACTACAGAAACAAATGGAGTAGGAGATACTGTTTTTCTAGATACTAACGTTGCACTTCAATCAAATATTATAATAACTAACTTATCTGATTAA